In one window of Peribacillus sp. FSL H8-0477 DNA:
- the fdhF gene encoding formate dehydrogenase subunit alpha has translation METNYVTVTINNQQFFAEEGKTVVQILNENKIEHPQICYVPEVDPIQTCDTCIVSIDGKLARSCSTVAKEGMVIDLQAPAAKEARTEAMDRILENHLLYCTVCDNNNGNCKLHNTAEMMEIAHQEYPYTPKVTPVDVDMTHPFYRYDANQCIACGQCVEVCQSLQVNETLSIDWEAERPRVIWDAGVSINESSCVGCGQCVTICPCNALMEKSMLGEAGFMTGLEEDILTPMIDLIKTVEPDYTTIFAVSEVEAAMREERTKKTKTVCTFCGVGCSFEVWTKDRKILKVQPSHDAPVNAISTCVKGKFGWDFVNSKERLTKPLIRKNGEFVEASWDEALDLVASKLGSIKQEYGKGSVGFISSSKITNEENYVIQKMARQVFETNDVDNCSRYCQAPATDGLFRTVGMGGDAGTIKDIAKAGLVIIVGANPAEGHPVLATRVKRAHKLHGQKLIVSDLRKNEMAERSDLFVRPKQGTDQVWLMAVTKYMIDQGWHDADFITENVNFFEDYSKSLEKYTLEYAEKVTGISQATIINIAEMVRDADGTCILWGMGVTQNTGGSDTSAAISNLLLATGNYRRPGAGAYPLRGHNNVQGACDMGTLPGWLPGYQHITDDAARAKFEKAYGVTIDGKPGLDNIQMLKSIDEGKMKAMFLAGEDMALVDSNANHVHDVLSKLDFFVVQDIFLSRTAQYADVVLPAAPSLEKDGTFTNTERRVQRLYQVLPTLGDSKPDWWIVQEIANRLGAGWNYSHPSDIYDEMASLSPLFSGANYEVLEGWNSFLWGSNEGVSTPLLYVDGFNFPDKKARFAIADWVLPAQFEDQYDLYINNGRMLEHFHEGNMTNKSEGIQRKVPEIFVEVSPELADERGISTGSVIRLVSPYGALKLPVLVTDRVSGNELFLPMNSTKKDSAINFLTGPAVDHRTHTPAYKQTKVRMEVIQAKGGESPLPANNPRNKKRNPQNGVEVQRKWAREGYVELTNYQEV, from the coding sequence ATGGAAACAAACTATGTCACCGTCACGATTAATAATCAGCAGTTTTTTGCCGAGGAAGGCAAAACTGTCGTACAAATCCTAAATGAAAATAAAATTGAACATCCGCAAATTTGCTATGTTCCTGAAGTTGACCCGATTCAAACATGTGATACGTGTATTGTCTCAATTGATGGAAAACTAGCCCGTTCTTGCTCAACCGTTGCTAAAGAAGGCATGGTTATTGACCTTCAAGCACCTGCTGCCAAAGAAGCACGTACGGAAGCAATGGACCGCATTCTTGAAAACCATCTGCTTTATTGTACCGTTTGTGATAACAACAACGGTAACTGTAAGCTACATAATACGGCTGAAATGATGGAAATAGCACATCAGGAATATCCTTATACACCAAAGGTAACGCCTGTTGATGTCGATATGACGCATCCCTTCTACCGCTATGATGCCAATCAGTGTATTGCGTGTGGCCAGTGTGTTGAGGTATGTCAAAGTCTACAAGTTAACGAAACACTATCAATTGACTGGGAAGCTGAACGTCCACGTGTAATCTGGGATGCAGGTGTTTCCATTAATGAATCTTCATGTGTCGGCTGTGGTCAGTGTGTAACGATCTGTCCATGTAATGCTTTAATGGAAAAATCGATGCTCGGTGAAGCTGGATTTATGACAGGTCTTGAGGAAGATATTCTTACTCCGATGATCGATTTAATTAAAACAGTTGAACCAGATTACACCACGATTTTTGCTGTTTCTGAAGTTGAAGCGGCTATGCGTGAAGAACGTACCAAGAAAACGAAAACAGTATGTACCTTCTGTGGTGTAGGCTGTTCATTCGAGGTTTGGACGAAGGATCGTAAAATATTGAAAGTTCAACCTTCACATGACGCACCTGTTAATGCCATCTCTACTTGTGTAAAAGGTAAATTCGGCTGGGATTTCGTCAATTCAAAAGAACGTTTAACTAAACCATTAATCCGTAAAAACGGCGAATTTGTCGAAGCATCATGGGATGAAGCATTAGATCTTGTTGCGAGCAAATTAGGTTCTATTAAGCAAGAATACGGAAAAGGTTCTGTCGGCTTCATTTCATCTTCTAAGATTACGAATGAAGAGAACTATGTGATACAAAAAATGGCACGTCAAGTATTCGAAACGAATGATGTTGATAACTGCTCTCGCTACTGTCAAGCACCTGCTACTGACGGATTGTTCCGCACAGTCGGAATGGGCGGAGATGCTGGAACGATTAAAGATATTGCAAAAGCTGGATTGGTCATCATTGTCGGTGCAAACCCAGCAGAAGGACATCCAGTTCTAGCTACACGTGTAAAACGTGCGCATAAACTTCATGGACAAAAATTAATTGTGTCAGATCTACGTAAAAACGAGATGGCTGAACGATCTGATCTCTTTGTTCGTCCAAAACAAGGTACTGACCAAGTATGGTTAATGGCTGTTACGAAATACATGATTGATCAAGGCTGGCATGATGCAGACTTCATAACAGAAAACGTTAACTTCTTTGAAGATTATTCGAAGAGCCTTGAAAAATATACATTAGAATATGCAGAAAAGGTTACCGGCATTTCACAAGCTACCATTATTAACATTGCCGAAATGGTCCGTGATGCGGATGGTACATGTATCCTTTGGGGCATGGGCGTAACACAAAATACAGGTGGTTCAGATACATCCGCTGCTATTTCAAACTTATTATTAGCAACAGGTAACTATCGTCGTCCAGGAGCTGGTGCATATCCACTTCGTGGTCACAATAACGTTCAAGGTGCTTGTGATATGGGAACTCTTCCAGGCTGGTTACCAGGATATCAACATATTACAGATGATGCAGCTCGTGCTAAGTTCGAAAAAGCATATGGCGTAACAATTGATGGAAAACCTGGTTTAGACAATATTCAAATGCTTAAATCAATTGATGAAGGCAAGATGAAAGCTATGTTCTTAGCTGGTGAAGATATGGCTCTCGTTGATTCTAACGCGAACCATGTACATGATGTTTTATCTAAACTTGATTTCTTCGTTGTACAAGATATCTTCTTATCAAGAACAGCTCAATATGCAGATGTTGTTTTACCGGCAGCTCCATCGCTAGAAAAAGATGGTACCTTTACGAATACAGAACGTCGTGTTCAACGTTTATATCAAGTACTGCCAACATTGGGTGATTCAAAACCTGACTGGTGGATTGTTCAAGAAATTGCTAATCGTTTAGGTGCTGGCTGGAATTACTCACACCCAAGTGATATTTATGATGAAATGGCAAGCCTCTCTCCTCTCTTCAGCGGTGCCAATTATGAAGTACTTGAAGGTTGGAATAGTTTCTTATGGGGCAGCAATGAAGGGGTAAGCACACCGCTGTTATATGTGGATGGCTTTAACTTCCCTGATAAGAAAGCTCGCTTCGCTATTGCAGATTGGGTCTTACCTGCTCAATTTGAAGATCAATACGATCTGTATATTAACAATGGCCGGATGCTTGAACATTTCCATGAAGGAAATATGACGAATAAATCAGAAGGTATTCAAAGAAAAGTTCCTGAAATTTTTGTGGAAGTTTCTCCTGAATTAGCTGACGAACGTGGAATTAGTACTGGTTCAGTTATCCGTTTAGTTTCACCTTATGGAGCGCTTAAATTACCGGTATTAGTAACTGATCGCGTGAGTGGAAACGAACTATTCTTACCGATGAATTCAACGAAAAAGGATTCAGCAATTAACTTCCTAACAGGTCCAGCAGTTGACCATCGTACGCATACGCCTGCCTATAAGCAGACGAAGGTCCGGATGGAAGTTATCCAAGCAAAAGGCGGAGAATCTCCACTTCCTGCTAACAATCCGCGTAATAAAAAACGTAACCCGCAAAATGGTGTTGAAGTTCAACGCAAATGGGCACGTGAAGGTTATGTTGAACTAACAAATTATCAAGAGGTGTAA
- a CDS encoding DUF2294 domain-containing protein, with the protein MSKRVHEFNDIIRKLRKDLFGKGPERIQTVFVDNMVISTLYGNLTPTEKFIARSDDGRNMVHAARTTLIQDIYKDKTPEGMNELMEAKLVHLFSDIKIEEDIGVSVFVFDRPISGSKEGQS; encoded by the coding sequence ATGTCTAAAAGAGTTCATGAGTTTAATGATATTATAAGAAAACTCCGAAAAGATCTGTTCGGAAAAGGTCCCGAACGAATTCAGACCGTGTTTGTCGATAACATGGTGATTTCTACACTCTACGGAAATCTAACACCTACTGAAAAATTTATTGCACGTTCTGATGATGGCCGTAATATGGTTCATGCCGCTAGGACCACATTAATACAGGATATCTATAAAGATAAGACGCCAGAGGGAATGAACGAGCTCATGGAGGCAAAACTTGTCCATTTATTTTCTGATATTAAAATTGAGGAAGATATTGGCGTATCGGTTTTTGTATTTGATCGACCTATTAGCGGTTCTAAGGAGGGACAGTCATGA
- the fdhD gene encoding formate dehydrogenase accessory sulfurtransferase FdhD: MKPIEIKRNVLHFENGNGEWIEDRIVTEYAVTVKINGEEFVTMVCSPEYIEDMVIGYLASEGIIKRYEEIENIWVQENEGYVHVTISKINPFYQNFQNKRYITSCCGMSRQGFVFVNDALTAKKMDAITIKVTPDDCFTLMNNLQGSADVFKKTGGVHNAALCDLEGNTITRMDIGRHNALDKIYGYCLKNNIEIRNKVLVFSGRISSEILLKVAKIGCEIVVSKSAPTELALQAAEELGITTIGFVRHSSLNVYTCPERIIQAN, from the coding sequence ATGAAACCTATCGAGATTAAACGGAATGTCCTTCATTTTGAAAATGGGAATGGAGAGTGGATTGAAGACCGAATTGTAACGGAATACGCTGTAACCGTAAAAATAAACGGTGAGGAGTTTGTTACGATGGTTTGTTCACCTGAATATATTGAAGATATGGTGATAGGCTACCTTGCATCCGAAGGAATTATTAAAAGATATGAAGAAATTGAAAATATTTGGGTACAAGAAAACGAGGGATATGTGCATGTGACCATTTCCAAAATTAATCCCTTTTATCAAAATTTCCAAAACAAGCGCTACATCACCTCTTGCTGCGGGATGAGCAGACAGGGATTCGTCTTTGTAAATGATGCCCTAACGGCGAAAAAAATGGATGCGATTACAATTAAAGTAACGCCTGATGATTGTTTTACTTTAATGAATAATCTTCAAGGTTCTGCTGACGTTTTTAAAAAAACCGGCGGTGTTCATAATGCAGCCTTATGTGATTTGGAAGGTAATACGATTACCCGTATGGATATTGGCCGTCACAATGCCCTTGATAAAATTTACGGCTATTGCTTAAAAAACAACATTGAAATCCGTAATAAAGTGTTAGTATTCAGCGGTCGGATTTCTTCAGAAATTCTCTTGAAAGTAGCTAAGATTGGCTGTGAAATCGTCGTTTCAAAATCAGCGCCGACAGAGCTTGCCTTACAAGCGGCCGAAGAACTTGGTATTACAACGATTGGATTTGTCCGTCATTCATCTTTAAATGTATATACATGTCCAGAACGGATTATCCAGGCAAACTAA
- a CDS encoding AI-2E family transporter, whose amino-acid sequence MWIHKPFFQYATGIILTILIILLFGKIDYFLWPFQKTIATIFFPVAITGLLYYISRPIVKFLGRYMPKLASIILVFTIVLSLLTLGTYFAGPVLSDQLGNLSEEFPDKMDKFTETSEKTLKDHDFGLLQNEDLRQKAVDSGQKLLTSMSGNLMTVFSTITSIATVLIIVPFLLFYFLKDDDKLRPFLLKYIPNEVEDEGNVILKDVDKTLSAYIIGQTIIALADGIMMYIGYVIIGLDYALILALFAMCLIIVPFLGPFLGVIPAVLVGLQQDPMMAVKVLVILLVVQQLEGNLITPNVMGKRLNIHPVTVILLLLAAGTLYGFIGILIAIPLYAVIKTLVKNFRKFYRLRQGPHKI is encoded by the coding sequence GTGTGGATACATAAACCGTTTTTTCAATATGCAACAGGAATTATTTTAACCATTTTAATTATCCTTTTATTTGGGAAAATAGATTACTTTCTCTGGCCATTTCAAAAAACAATTGCCACTATTTTCTTTCCCGTCGCGATTACCGGCCTTCTATATTATATTAGCAGACCGATTGTTAAATTCTTAGGGCGATACATGCCTAAGCTGGCAAGTATCATTCTTGTTTTCACGATTGTTTTAAGTTTACTTACGCTAGGCACCTATTTCGCTGGTCCTGTGCTAAGTGATCAGCTGGGGAATTTATCAGAAGAATTCCCGGATAAAATGGACAAATTTACAGAAACATCAGAAAAGACGCTGAAGGACCACGATTTTGGTTTGCTTCAAAATGAAGATCTACGGCAAAAAGCAGTTGATTCTGGTCAAAAGCTGCTAACAAGTATGAGTGGGAACTTAATGACTGTCTTCTCTACCATAACTAGTATCGCGACTGTTCTCATCATCGTCCCTTTTCTGCTGTTTTACTTTTTAAAAGATGATGACAAGCTTCGCCCATTTCTACTGAAGTATATTCCTAATGAAGTTGAAGATGAAGGAAACGTAATTTTAAAAGATGTCGACAAGACTCTCTCCGCTTACATCATCGGGCAAACAATTATTGCGCTCGCAGATGGAATTATGATGTATATTGGTTATGTTATTATTGGTCTTGATTACGCGTTGATACTAGCGCTGTTTGCGATGTGTCTAATTATTGTTCCTTTTTTAGGACCATTTCTTGGTGTCATCCCCGCTGTACTCGTTGGTCTTCAACAAGATCCAATGATGGCTGTAAAGGTATTAGTGATTCTATTGGTGGTCCAGCAATTAGAGGGAAACCTGATTACTCCTAATGTCATGGGAAAAAGATTAAATATTCATCCCGTGACGGTTATTCTTCTCTTACTCGCAGCGGGAACCTTATATGGCTTTATTGGTATATTAATTGCCATCCCGCTTTACGCAGTGATTAAAACGCTTGTGAAGAACTTCCGCAAATTCTATCGACTGCGGCAGGGACCGCATAAAATATAA
- a CDS encoding patatin-like phospholipase family protein, translated as MKKTGLVLEGGGMRGVFTGGVLRFLMEKDIYLPYVIGVSAGACNGSSYVARQIDRNKIVNIDYIRHPEYMSVKNLLRKGELLGMDFIFNKLPNELVPFDFTTFNQASDEFIVGTTDCMTGEPVYFDKTTYHQDILTIIRASSSLPLMAPIISYQGLSLLDGGIADPIPLLKAEKDDYKKNVVILTRNKGYMKGPQSFSWYLKRKYAPYQGLLTAIARRHQVYNETVSYIEEQERKGNVFVIRPSEKIEVARIERNPSKLNRLYDQGYKEASHQYQALMEFLT; from the coding sequence ATGAAAAAAACAGGATTGGTTTTAGAAGGCGGCGGGATGCGCGGAGTCTTTACTGGAGGAGTCCTTCGATTCTTAATGGAAAAGGACATCTATCTTCCTTATGTCATCGGAGTATCGGCTGGTGCCTGCAATGGATCTTCTTATGTTGCACGACAAATCGATCGCAATAAGATCGTAAATATTGACTATATCCGTCATCCTGAATATATGTCTGTGAAAAACTTATTACGTAAAGGTGAATTGCTTGGGATGGATTTTATCTTTAACAAGCTGCCCAATGAACTTGTCCCATTTGATTTCACTACCTTTAACCAAGCTTCAGACGAATTTATTGTCGGCACGACGGATTGTATGACAGGAGAACCTGTTTACTTTGATAAAACTACCTATCATCAGGATATACTAACGATTATCAGGGCATCTAGCTCGTTGCCGCTTATGGCTCCAATTATCTCTTATCAAGGTCTAAGTTTATTAGATGGAGGGATTGCTGATCCTATTCCGCTCTTAAAAGCTGAAAAAGATGACTATAAAAAGAATGTAGTCATTTTAACGCGAAATAAAGGGTATATGAAAGGACCGCAATCCTTTAGCTGGTATCTAAAACGTAAATATGCTCCTTATCAAGGATTGCTTACAGCCATTGCCCGTCGTCATCAAGTATATAATGAGACCGTGTCATATATAGAAGAACAAGAAAGAAAGGGAAACGTATTTGTCATTCGGCCGTCAGAGAAAATTGAGGTCGCTCGAATTGAACGAAATCCAAGTAAACTTAACCGATTATATGATCAAGGCTATAAGGAAGCCAGTCATCAATATCAAGCATTAATGGAATTTTTGACGTAA